Proteins encoded within one genomic window of Chelatococcus sp. HY11:
- a CDS encoding extracellular solute-binding protein, whose product MTDNRFSRRSVLRGAGAVAGAGAIGGFGMTSAKAAKDLRVLMAGGTWGEWVNKTFADPFAKAKGIEFVWKHGIGQEPIVMAQRVRPQWDLSHSSQTKAGQLVAMGLYRPWTADRIPNIEKVHPSFRYEQLVGKCHTPYGLCVNTKRITRPVDSWLDMWDPAFKGKVAFPAWNWQGEEVFHAINIALGGSVENIEPGIAKFKTLFKDNQCKIINNVEHTKQLLTADEVWIAPYFGARTEQAAAAGAPVEFVIPKEGGLSWIWNMALVANRPKDSLELADAFMNTTLEAEAQIAFARLTGYPPTNMEAMRNLPPDLKKLELSEADVELLGKLQRNTDYMAMFAFRDQYVERWNKEVLQAA is encoded by the coding sequence ATGACAGATAACAGGTTTTCTCGACGTAGTGTTCTGCGGGGTGCTGGCGCGGTTGCAGGCGCCGGCGCCATCGGCGGGTTTGGGATGACGTCCGCCAAGGCGGCGAAAGATCTTCGCGTGCTCATGGCCGGCGGCACATGGGGCGAGTGGGTCAACAAGACCTTCGCCGATCCCTTCGCGAAAGCGAAGGGCATCGAGTTCGTGTGGAAGCATGGGATCGGCCAGGAGCCGATCGTGATGGCCCAGCGCGTTCGCCCGCAATGGGATCTCAGCCATTCCAGCCAGACCAAAGCCGGCCAGCTCGTGGCCATGGGCCTCTATCGTCCCTGGACGGCGGACCGCATTCCCAATATCGAGAAAGTCCATCCATCGTTCCGCTACGAGCAACTCGTCGGCAAGTGCCACACGCCCTACGGCCTTTGCGTCAACACCAAGAGAATTACCCGTCCAGTCGATTCCTGGCTCGACATGTGGGATCCGGCCTTCAAGGGCAAGGTCGCCTTCCCGGCATGGAACTGGCAGGGCGAGGAAGTCTTCCATGCAATCAATATCGCCCTTGGCGGCTCCGTCGAGAACATCGAGCCCGGCATTGCCAAGTTCAAGACGCTGTTTAAGGACAACCAGTGCAAGATCATCAACAATGTCGAGCACACCAAGCAACTGCTGACGGCGGATGAAGTCTGGATCGCGCCCTACTTCGGCGCGCGTACGGAACAAGCGGCGGCGGCAGGCGCCCCCGTCGAATTCGTGATCCCGAAAGAAGGCGGGTTGTCCTGGATCTGGAACATGGCGCTCGTCGCCAACCGTCCCAAGGACAGCCTCGAACTTGCCGATGCGTTCATGAACACGACGCTTGAAGCCGAGGCGCAGATCGCTTTCGCGCGGCTGACAGGCTATCCGCCGACGAATATGGAAGCGATGCGGAATCTTCCGCCTGACCTCAAGAAGCTCGAGCTCAGCGAAGCGGACGTGGAGCTTCTCGGAAAATTGCAGCGCAACACTGACTACATGGCGATGTTTGCTTTCCGCGACCAATACGTCGAGCGCTGGAACAAGGAAGTTCTTCAAGCGGCCTAG
- a CDS encoding ABC transporter ATP-binding protein, giving the protein MPVLQLESIVKRYGPVTALGPVDIEVHKGELLTLLGPSGCGKTTTLHIIAGLTQPTEGRLLLAGRDITRLAPPYRDIGLVFQNYALFPHRTIAENIAFGLRMRKVPKPDITRRVRTMLDVVGLPNVEDRYPHQLSGGQRQRVALARALVIEPPILLLDEPLSNLDALLRKRMRLELRDIQQRLGMTTVFVTHDQDEAFEMSDRVILMNAGGIEQVGSPEELYDAPSTRFAAEFIGEASLMEGEVAGIDGDQVMVAVDELHVAARAVRPGLKRGGRAVLMIRPERIELADPDTPGAIALKVAKRVFQGDRILFDLRTGRGQSLHCSAPNLERFRAIETGVPVHASLNECRAIPVEAPGNPA; this is encoded by the coding sequence ATGCCTGTCCTCCAGCTCGAGAGTATCGTCAAACGCTACGGCCCCGTCACAGCGCTGGGGCCTGTCGATATCGAGGTCCACAAAGGTGAACTCCTCACGCTGCTTGGCCCCTCCGGCTGTGGCAAGACGACGACGCTCCATATCATCGCCGGGCTGACCCAGCCGACCGAGGGACGACTTCTGCTGGCGGGACGCGACATCACGCGTCTCGCGCCGCCCTACCGCGACATCGGTCTCGTCTTCCAGAATTATGCGCTTTTCCCCCATAGGACGATCGCTGAGAACATCGCCTTCGGGCTGCGCATGCGCAAGGTGCCGAAGCCCGACATCACGCGCCGTGTGCGGACGATGCTCGACGTCGTCGGCCTGCCGAATGTCGAGGATCGCTATCCGCATCAACTGTCCGGAGGTCAGCGTCAGCGCGTTGCCCTGGCCCGCGCCCTGGTGATCGAGCCGCCGATCCTGCTTCTCGATGAGCCGTTGTCGAATCTCGACGCCCTGCTGCGAAAGCGGATGCGCCTCGAACTCCGCGATATCCAGCAGCGCCTCGGTATGACGACGGTGTTCGTGACCCACGACCAGGACGAGGCCTTCGAAATGTCTGACCGCGTCATCCTGATGAATGCGGGCGGCATCGAGCAGGTTGGGTCGCCTGAGGAGCTCTACGATGCGCCCTCGACGCGGTTCGCGGCTGAGTTCATCGGCGAGGCGAGTCTCATGGAAGGTGAGGTGGCTGGCATCGACGGTGACCAAGTCATGGTCGCCGTCGATGAATTGCATGTCGCCGCTAGGGCGGTGCGGCCTGGCCTCAAGAGGGGCGGCAGGGCGGTGCTGATGATCCGCCCTGAGCGGATCGAACTGGCCGATCCGGACACGCCGGGCGCGATTGCGCTGAAAGTTGCGAAGCGGGTGTTCCAGGGCGATCGCATCCTGTTTGATCTGCGCACCGGGCGGGGGCAGTCCCTCCATTGCTCCGCTCCCAATCTCGAGCGCTTTCGGGCAATCGAGACGGGCGTTCCCGTCCATGCGAGCCTGAACGAGTGCCGTGCCATCCCGGTCGAGGCGCCAGGAAATCCGGCCTGA
- a CDS encoding ABC transporter permease: MIRDPEARTGAFASILLSPITVLYLLFLLAPISYFLAVSFFKYSPAELFIPGFTTENYSRLLFDSYYRNVIYSTFRIAAVVTLISLVFAYALAYFLARMTSGWRSLLMFLIVAPLMTGIIVRTYGWIVLLGSDGLINRLMMLVGLVDSPAALLHREGTVIVALVHIMLPYMVFPIFSSLTSQDPHLVPAASTLGARPLRAFLEVTLPLSRSGIVMGSALVFTLTAGSVVTPQLLGGRDVTMMGQTIYNLVLSTFNWPLGAAVAALLVLTQFLVISLYFRKTRGAH, encoded by the coding sequence ATGATCCGCGATCCCGAGGCCAGGACCGGCGCCTTCGCGAGCATCCTGCTGAGCCCCATCACTGTATTGTATCTGCTCTTTTTGCTCGCACCGATAAGCTACTTTCTGGCCGTCAGCTTCTTCAAATATTCCCCGGCCGAACTGTTCATTCCAGGTTTTACGACGGAAAATTACAGCCGTCTTCTCTTCGACAGCTACTACCGCAATGTCATCTACTCAACATTCCGTATCGCCGCCGTCGTCACGCTCATTTCGCTCGTCTTCGCCTATGCGCTCGCCTATTTCCTGGCGCGTATGACAAGCGGCTGGCGCAGCCTGCTGATGTTCCTCATCGTCGCTCCACTGATGACCGGGATTATCGTACGTACCTATGGCTGGATCGTGCTGCTCGGCAGTGACGGCCTGATCAACCGGCTGATGATGCTCGTCGGGCTCGTCGACAGCCCTGCCGCGCTCCTGCACCGCGAGGGAACAGTCATTGTCGCGCTCGTTCATATCATGCTGCCCTACATGGTGTTTCCGATATTCTCCTCGCTGACGAGCCAGGATCCGCATCTCGTTCCGGCGGCTAGCACGCTCGGCGCGCGGCCGCTCCGCGCCTTCCTTGAGGTCACCCTGCCGCTCAGCCGCTCTGGCATCGTCATGGGCTCGGCGCTGGTCTTCACCCTGACCGCGGGCTCAGTCGTCACGCCGCAGCTCCTTGGCGGCCGCGACGTCACGATGATGGGGCAGACGATCTACAATCTCGTTCTGTCGACCTTCAATTGGCCTCTGGGCGCGGCAGTGGCTGCCCTGCTCGTCCTCACCCAGTTCCTGGTCATTTCCCTCTATTTCCGGAAAACACGCGGTGCACACTGA
- a CDS encoding ABC transporter permease, which yields MHTDIETSPLRPVPVAAQAVGQRPVEPKIDLLPIGRRAYGLLITLLYIFLLLPILIIVFASFSPDQRNTYALSNASLHWYREFFASNNFTSAFQFSLWLALVAAVLATIIGFITAYGIVRFTGRGRNLAQSLVMLPMMVPHILISLSLLLLLTVLPLMELSALIIGHVLICLPFTIAGIIASLEGVDPDLEAAAWTLGAPRWRVLIEVTLPLIAPGVLSALIFAFIISFGDVYIALFLSGPGVTTLPVEIFSYIQWESSPVIAAITTLQIVLIVLFGLFVERLVGLRTAMRL from the coding sequence GTGCACACTGATATCGAGACATCGCCTTTGCGACCGGTACCGGTCGCGGCGCAAGCGGTCGGTCAGCGTCCTGTCGAGCCTAAGATCGACCTTCTGCCGATCGGCAGGCGCGCCTACGGTTTGCTGATCACGCTTCTGTATATCTTCTTGCTGCTGCCGATCCTGATCATCGTCTTTGCCTCGTTCAGCCCGGATCAACGCAATACCTACGCGCTCTCCAACGCTTCGCTGCATTGGTACAGGGAGTTCTTCGCGAGCAACAACTTTACCTCAGCTTTCCAGTTCAGCCTGTGGCTCGCGCTTGTCGCGGCGGTTCTGGCGACGATTATCGGCTTCATCACGGCTTATGGCATCGTCCGGTTCACCGGACGCGGCCGGAATCTGGCCCAGTCCCTCGTCATGCTGCCGATGATGGTGCCCCATATCCTGATCAGCCTGTCGCTCCTGTTGCTGCTGACGGTGTTGCCGCTCATGGAACTGTCCGCGCTGATCATCGGGCATGTGCTGATCTGCCTGCCCTTTACGATCGCCGGCATCATCGCAAGTCTGGAAGGTGTCGATCCTGATCTGGAGGCGGCCGCATGGACGCTGGGCGCCCCTCGGTGGCGTGTCTTGATCGAGGTCACGCTGCCGCTCATCGCGCCTGGCGTGCTCTCCGCATTGATCTTCGCCTTCATCATCTCATTCGGCGATGTCTATATCGCGCTATTTCTGTCGGGACCTGGGGTTACCACGCTCCCCGTCGAGATATTCTCATATATTCAATGGGAAAGCTCGCCCGTCATCGCCGCGATTACCACACTGCAGATCGTTCTCATCGTGCTGTTCGGCCTTTTTGTCGAACGGCTGGTCGGGCTGAGGACGGCGATGCGCCTCTAG
- a CDS encoding succinylglutamate desuccinylase/aspartoacylase family protein, protein MKTIKIGSITADAPGRYEGTLTTGMMPDGAAVDIPVVVIRGASDGPVLWLHGCVHGNEYCGTFSIHTFLNSLSPDAVKGAIVALPILNLTAFRTLRRVSPFEGFNNGDMNRCFPGNPGGGFTEQVAAAIYAPLKEHATHLVDFHTAFTATTRWALYADIEGEVGRVGYDMAKAFGYAHTLPTPSGTLVGSAMMTAGADGIPSFIVEAGGLGPAFTRDQLDDVAERLRNLGRAIGLLEGPVTDYGPLTLFSNFHWATAPRGGLFRPKVKCGEPITKGDVVGTYTDQFGEPNGDVHAPASGIVLAHNPGPIIPQGDVLIHIGLDPRQA, encoded by the coding sequence ATGAAAACCATCAAGATCGGCTCGATAACGGCCGACGCGCCAGGGCGATATGAGGGGACGCTCACGACAGGCATGATGCCCGACGGCGCGGCGGTGGATATACCTGTCGTCGTCATACGTGGCGCGAGCGACGGCCCGGTTCTATGGCTGCATGGCTGTGTCCACGGCAATGAATATTGCGGGACATTTTCCATTCACACCTTTCTCAACTCGCTTTCGCCCGATGCGGTCAAGGGCGCGATTGTCGCGCTGCCCATCCTCAATCTCACGGCGTTCCGCACCCTGCGCCGCGTCAGCCCGTTCGAGGGCTTCAACAACGGCGACATGAACCGTTGCTTTCCCGGCAATCCAGGAGGTGGCTTCACCGAGCAGGTCGCGGCCGCCATCTATGCGCCGCTGAAGGAGCACGCGACACATCTCGTCGATTTCCACACGGCTTTCACCGCGACGACGCGCTGGGCGCTCTACGCGGATATCGAGGGCGAGGTCGGCCGCGTCGGCTATGACATGGCGAAAGCCTTTGGCTATGCGCATACCTTGCCAACCCCCTCCGGGACGCTCGTCGGCTCCGCGATGATGACGGCCGGAGCCGATGGCATCCCGAGCTTCATCGTGGAGGCCGGCGGCCTCGGTCCGGCTTTCACGCGAGATCAGCTCGACGACGTGGCGGAGCGGCTGCGCAATCTCGGTCGCGCGATCGGGCTGCTCGAAGGCCCGGTGACGGACTATGGCCCGCTGACGCTGTTCTCGAACTTCCACTGGGCCACGGCTCCGCGCGGCGGACTGTTCCGGCCCAAGGTCAAGTGCGGCGAACCGATCACCAAGGGCGATGTGGTCGGCACCTATACCGACCAATTCGGGGAGCCCAATGGGGACGTCCACGCCCCGGCGAGCGGCATCGTGCTCGCGCATAACCCCGGACCGATCATCCCCCAGGGCGATGTGCTCATTCACATCGGCCTTGATCCCAGACAGGCATGA
- a CDS encoding succinylglutamate desuccinylase/aspartoacylase family protein → MTQEIIIGSARSSAPGKVTGRLHIGDAPDGSPVEIPVVIIQGAKPGKVLWLHGCVHGNEYCGTYIIHELLGALDPAQLAGTVVALPILNLPAFQARQRTSPFELYHGGDMNRQFPGDPNGTHTQQMAAKIYEPLKTYADVLVDFHTAMTPDVRWALYPKVGGEVEALSEKVARAFGLRDTLPAPPTILNGSAMMTAAKDGIASYIVECGGKMRGFTDESVTDSVARLKNVMVALGMIEGTVRDHGHLNYFSNFAWVTATRGGLFEKSVSCGDRIEVGTVLGRYYDAWGNDKGEATSPQPGIVLAIHPGPVMATGETLVHIGLDPRPV, encoded by the coding sequence ATGACGCAGGAAATCATCATTGGCTCGGCGCGCTCCTCGGCCCCCGGCAAGGTCACCGGCCGTTTACATATTGGCGATGCGCCAGACGGCTCGCCGGTCGAGATCCCCGTGGTCATCATCCAGGGCGCGAAGCCGGGCAAGGTTCTCTGGCTTCACGGCTGCGTGCACGGGAATGAGTATTGCGGCACCTACATCATCCACGAGCTTCTCGGCGCGCTCGATCCCGCGCAGCTTGCGGGAACGGTGGTGGCTTTGCCGATCCTCAACCTGCCCGCGTTCCAGGCGCGCCAGCGGACGAGCCCGTTCGAGCTCTATCACGGCGGCGATATGAACAGGCAGTTCCCGGGCGATCCGAACGGCACGCACACCCAGCAAATGGCAGCGAAGATCTATGAGCCGCTGAAGACATATGCCGATGTTCTCGTGGATTTCCACACGGCAATGACGCCCGATGTACGCTGGGCGTTGTATCCAAAAGTCGGCGGCGAGGTGGAGGCGCTGTCGGAAAAAGTCGCGCGCGCCTTCGGGCTGCGTGACACCTTGCCCGCTCCGCCGACGATCCTGAACGGCTCCGCGATGATGACCGCCGCCAAGGATGGCATCGCGAGCTACATCGTCGAATGCGGCGGCAAGATGCGCGGCTTCACCGACGAATCCGTCACAGATTCGGTCGCCAGGCTCAAGAATGTGATGGTGGCGCTTGGCATGATCGAGGGGACCGTGAGGGATCACGGCCACCTCAACTATTTCTCGAACTTCGCCTGGGTGACCGCGACGCGCGGCGGGTTATTCGAAAAATCGGTGTCCTGCGGCGATCGGATCGAGGTCGGCACGGTCCTTGGCCGCTACTATGACGCGTGGGGCAATGACAAGGGCGAGGCAACGAGCCCGCAACCGGGGATCGTGCTCGCAATCCACCCTGGACCGGTCATGGCGACCGGCGAGACGCTGGTGCATATCGGGCTCGATCCGCGCCCGGTCTGA
- a CDS encoding nucleoside hydrolase produces MSETIIIDTDPGQDDAVAILLAVAAREQLTLDCVTTVAGNVPVAQTTVNALRVLDLAGRADIPVYRGAERPLIVALETAEFVCGPDGLDGSGLPPPSREADAGHAVDAIIRRLRAAADGLTLCPLGPLTNLALAFRLAPDILPKIRRIVLMGGAIGLGNITPAAEFNMHVDPHAAAIVFDCGRPIVMMGLGVTLKAIATHEQIAGFATLGTAAGRSIHGMLTRPRPGSLGTVGHPMHDPCVIAYLLWPELFSGRDCHVAIATEDGPMRGRTTIDWNGRLKRPANAHVIAEVEAHELFERVTRLIATLP; encoded by the coding sequence GTGAGCGAAACCATCATCATCGATACCGACCCCGGCCAGGATGACGCTGTCGCCATCCTGCTGGCTGTCGCTGCCCGCGAACAGCTGACGCTCGACTGCGTCACGACGGTCGCCGGCAATGTGCCGGTGGCGCAGACGACGGTGAATGCCCTACGGGTGCTCGATCTCGCGGGCCGCGCCGACATCCCGGTCTATCGCGGGGCCGAACGGCCGCTGATCGTCGCGCTCGAGACCGCCGAATTCGTCTGCGGACCGGATGGCCTCGATGGGTCCGGGTTGCCGCCGCCGTCGCGCGAAGCGGACGCGGGTCACGCGGTGGACGCGATCATCCGCCGGCTGCGCGCTGCGGCGGATGGGCTGACGCTATGCCCGCTTGGGCCTCTCACCAATCTCGCCCTGGCCTTTCGGCTGGCGCCCGACATTCTGCCGAAGATCCGCCGGATCGTGCTGATGGGTGGTGCCATCGGCCTCGGCAACATCACGCCGGCGGCCGAATTCAACATGCATGTCGATCCCCATGCGGCCGCGATCGTGTTCGACTGCGGGCGGCCGATCGTTATGATGGGGCTAGGCGTCACCCTGAAGGCGATCGCGACCCATGAGCAGATCGCGGGCTTCGCAACGCTCGGGACGGCCGCCGGCCGTTCCATTCACGGCATGCTGACACGCCCCCGGCCCGGCAGCCTCGGCACCGTCGGCCACCCCATGCACGACCCCTGCGTCATTGCCTATCTGCTCTGGCCAGAACTGTTCTCAGGCCGCGATTGCCATGTCGCGATCGCCACCGAGGACGGGCCCATGCGCGGGCGCACCACCATCGATTGGAACGGGCGCCTGAAGCGCCCCGCCAACGCGCATGTCATCGCGGAGGTGGAGGCACACGAACTGTTTGAGCGCGTAACGCGGCTCATCGCGACCTTGCCCTGA
- a CDS encoding ATP-binding cassette domain-containing protein, with protein MTDAAANASPLLSLRGIGKNYGPVVAVRDVDLDIHAGEVVAICGDNGAGKSSLIKVISGAEEPTSGTMAIRGKEVRFASPHDALEHGLATIYQDLALAPRLSIAQNVFMGSELTRPFVLPFLRVLDKAKMIEESRRYLSRLSVAIQDMTRPVERLSGGQRQAVAISRALRWNADIIIMDEPTAALGVKETALVLDLIRTLKAGGHTVILISHNMRDVVALADRVVIMGAGRKFVDRPLGDLTADDLTHLIMSGNARAA; from the coding sequence ATGACCGATGCTGCGGCGAACGCCTCTCCTCTCCTGTCCCTGCGCGGCATTGGCAAGAACTATGGTCCGGTGGTGGCCGTGCGTGATGTCGATCTCGATATCCATGCGGGTGAAGTCGTCGCCATCTGCGGCGATAATGGCGCCGGCAAGTCGAGCCTTATCAAGGTCATCTCGGGTGCGGAGGAGCCGACATCCGGCACGATGGCCATACGCGGCAAGGAGGTGCGCTTTGCATCGCCCCATGACGCTTTGGAGCACGGGCTGGCGACGATCTATCAGGACCTCGCGCTCGCGCCCCGCCTGTCAATTGCCCAGAACGTGTTCATGGGGTCGGAGCTGACGCGGCCGTTCGTCCTTCCGTTTCTGCGCGTCCTCGACAAGGCGAAGATGATCGAGGAATCACGCCGGTACCTCTCGCGTCTCTCCGTCGCCATCCAGGACATGACGCGTCCCGTCGAGCGCCTTTCCGGCGGCCAGCGGCAGGCAGTCGCCATCTCGCGCGCGCTGCGCTGGAATGCCGACATCATCATCATGGACGAACCGACGGCGGCGCTTGGGGTGAAGGAAACCGCGCTCGTGCTCGACCTCATCCGTACCTTGAAGGCGGGCGGTCACACCGTGATCCTCATCAGCCACAATATGCGCGACGTCGTCGCGCTCGCCGACCGCGTGGTCATCATGGGGGCGGGACGCAAATTCGTCGACCGGCCGCTTGGGGACCTGACAGCGGACGACCTCACCCATCTCATCATGAGCGGCAATGCGCGCGCCGCCTGA
- a CDS encoding substrate-binding domain-containing protein has product MFGLKKLVISAAALLALGHGAKAFELGVIGFQFTSETHARVANAAAAAAKEKGWNVTLLNSEGALPKHAEQFDALIAKKVDAIIVAMGKPVEADAQFKAAKDAGIPVITVQSGVSPYALFDIQSNEYKIGAEAALYLLGQLGFQGNIVTARFDLNIASRIRGKILDVVLSENQGVKELGKFSMARTQSWRDDVRAGMQALLLQNQGKINGIWASFDGQAYIIDDLLQAQGVKKGDIPLISVDGGKETYERINDPQSTLVASVSIPFEEMGKQAVDAVQAIVVDKKPKETVTSGPYLFVDAVLVDKNNVKQFLK; this is encoded by the coding sequence ATGTTTGGATTGAAAAAACTCGTCATATCCGCCGCCGCACTGCTGGCGCTCGGCCACGGCGCCAAGGCCTTCGAGCTCGGCGTCATCGGCTTCCAGTTCACGTCGGAAACCCATGCGCGCGTCGCCAACGCGGCCGCCGCGGCGGCCAAGGAAAAGGGCTGGAACGTCACGCTGCTCAACTCCGAGGGCGCGCTTCCAAAACATGCCGAGCAGTTCGACGCGCTCATCGCGAAGAAGGTTGATGCCATCATCGTGGCGATGGGCAAGCCCGTCGAGGCGGACGCGCAATTCAAGGCGGCCAAGGATGCCGGCATCCCGGTCATCACGGTGCAGTCCGGCGTCAGCCCCTATGCGCTGTTCGATATCCAGAGCAATGAGTACAAGATCGGCGCCGAGGCCGCGCTCTACCTGCTCGGCCAGCTCGGCTTCCAGGGCAATATCGTCACGGCCCGTTTCGACCTGAACATCGCGTCGCGCATCCGTGGCAAAATCCTTGACGTCGTTCTCTCCGAGAACCAGGGCGTGAAGGAACTCGGCAAGTTCTCCATGGCGCGCACCCAGAGCTGGCGGGATGACGTGCGCGCCGGCATGCAGGCTCTCCTTCTCCAGAACCAGGGCAAGATCAACGGCATCTGGGCCTCCTTCGACGGACAGGCCTATATCATCGACGATCTCCTGCAGGCGCAGGGCGTGAAGAAGGGCGACATTCCGCTGATTTCCGTGGACGGAGGCAAGGAGACCTACGAGCGCATCAACGACCCGCAGTCGACGCTGGTCGCCAGCGTGTCCATTCCCTTCGAGGAGATGGGCAAGCAGGCCGTCGACGCCGTGCAGGCGATCGTCGTGGACAAGAAGCCGAAGGAAACGGTGACGAGCGGCCCGTACTTGTTCGTCGATGCGGTGCTCGTCGACAAGAACAACGTGAAGCAGTTCCTTAAATAA
- a CDS encoding ABC transporter permease, producing MSVTTVQSPQSRRAILSEVVGRYGTAIAGVILIAFFVIFAPNFATPVNIVNVIKDTSFLAILALGFTLAFTVAELDLSIAEMASLSAVVAGWLVQAQYPPLAAVAAALACGALLGAINGFGVTRLRVPSLIMTLGTAAVAKGLAFMITQGVAFVGRWPVGFTGLARGTTFGLPNLVLWLAGVSLFAYGLVKWTRTGAHMVATGEADEAARLAGIATARMKRIGLLLSGLLAGITAVLLASNLSSAAPNMAGDYLLYAIAAVLLGMTMFEPGKPNIGGTVFAAIVLKVLGNGLVLLGAPYYVQDIVLGIIIIGSVAFSASAMKKAAFKV from the coding sequence ATGAGCGTGACGACCGTGCAGTCGCCCCAAAGCCGCCGGGCCATTCTGAGTGAAGTCGTCGGCCGCTATGGCACGGCGATTGCCGGAGTGATCCTGATCGCCTTCTTCGTAATCTTCGCGCCGAATTTCGCAACGCCGGTCAACATCGTCAACGTCATCAAGGACACGAGCTTTCTCGCGATACTAGCGCTGGGCTTCACGCTCGCCTTCACGGTCGCGGAGCTCGACCTGTCGATCGCCGAAATGGCGAGCCTTTCCGCCGTTGTGGCGGGCTGGCTCGTGCAGGCCCAATATCCACCGCTCGCCGCTGTCGCGGCCGCCCTTGCGTGCGGCGCGCTGCTCGGCGCCATCAACGGCTTCGGCGTGACGCGCTTGCGTGTGCCATCCCTGATCATGACGCTCGGCACAGCTGCCGTCGCCAAGGGGCTCGCCTTCATGATCACCCAGGGCGTCGCCTTCGTCGGCCGCTGGCCGGTCGGTTTCACGGGGCTCGCGCGGGGCACGACCTTTGGCCTGCCCAATCTCGTGCTCTGGCTTGCCGGCGTCTCGCTGTTCGCTTACGGCCTCGTGAAATGGACCAGGACGGGCGCCCACATGGTGGCGACGGGCGAAGCCGACGAGGCCGCGCGGCTGGCGGGCATCGCCACAGCGCGGATGAAGCGGATCGGCCTCCTGCTGTCTGGCCTCCTCGCCGGGATCACGGCGGTGCTCCTTGCGTCCAACCTGTCTTCGGCGGCGCCGAACATGGCCGGCGACTACCTTCTCTACGCGATCGCGGCCGTCCTTCTCGGCATGACGATGTTCGAGCCCGGCAAGCCCAACATCGGCGGCACGGTCTTTGCCGCCATCGTGCTCAAGGTGCTCGGCAACGGGCTCGTCCTCCTGGGCGCGCCCTACTACGTGCAGGACATCGTGCTCGGCATCATCATCATCGGCTCGGTCGCCTTCTCGGCGAGCGCCATGAAGAAGGCCGCCTTCAAGGTCTGA
- a CDS encoding SDR family NAD(P)-dependent oxidoreductase, translating into MTAPVTLITGAAGGIGSTLAHLLARAGHRLVLSDRDADGLEALARSIDQAGGEAVFLAGDVQDRQWPAKLVSFAVERLGRIDNLVTGAGASRAVPMVEMDDDEWDKLVDINLSAVFRISKAVTRQIVAQGDGGAIVHISSIAHSNGGANLAYGSAKGGVATLTRGMAQQLGPQGIRVNAVAPGIIDTPMVRNGFAAQFNGLVAGAAARTPLGRLGRPEDVAEVIAFLLSPAAAFVTGALIPITGGIEILSPISTIARGD; encoded by the coding sequence ATGACGGCTCCCGTCACGCTCATCACGGGTGCCGCCGGCGGCATCGGGAGCACCCTCGCCCATTTGCTCGCCCGCGCGGGACACAGGCTCGTCCTGTCCGATCGCGATGCCGACGGCCTTGAGGCGCTGGCGCGCAGCATCGACCAGGCCGGCGGCGAAGCCGTCTTTCTGGCCGGTGACGTGCAGGACCGGCAGTGGCCCGCCAAACTCGTCTCCTTCGCCGTGGAGCGCCTCGGGCGGATCGACAATCTCGTGACGGGCGCCGGCGCCTCCCGCGCCGTGCCGATGGTCGAGATGGACGATGATGAGTGGGACAAGCTTGTCGACATCAATCTGTCCGCGGTGTTTCGCATCTCCAAGGCCGTCACCCGGCAGATCGTGGCTCAAGGCGACGGCGGCGCGATCGTCCATATCTCGTCGATCGCCCATTCCAACGGCGGCGCCAATCTGGCCTATGGCTCCGCCAAGGGTGGCGTCGCCACATTGACGCGTGGCATGGCGCAGCAGCTTGGTCCGCAGGGTATTCGCGTCAACGCGGTAGCGCCGGGCATCATCGACACGCCGATGGTGCGCAATGGTTTCGCGGCCCAGTTCAATGGCCTTGTCGCGGGCGCGGCGGCTCGCACTCCGCTCGGCCGTCTTGGGCGGCCGGAAGATGTGGCGGAGGTCATCGCTTTCCTGTTATCGCCAGCCGCCGCCTTCGTGACAGGCGCCCTGATCCCTATTACAGGCGGCATAGAAATTCTTTCGCCGATTTCGACGATCGCCCGTGGAGACTGA